Proteins found in one Zea mays cultivar B73 chromosome 1, Zm-B73-REFERENCE-NAM-5.0, whole genome shotgun sequence genomic segment:
- the LOC103631791 gene encoding uncharacterized protein, with translation MGVLNWMQTKLHGSHRSRRRPAEFSASTARPADASGGVPQTENNLDDGWTTAMLSIGTFGMGEGNTTKSCGHLDELSRLQEELKSLATANELGRVNHLQLERLLSSSSTSRTLATRAFGGFGPRPSLRETVPEMRFDEIVWGLLLKKAHPENPAFSDTAARDDQVVRMAPKGKVQADDKGGKWIRTDSQYIVLEI, from the exons ATGGGG GTTCTCAACTGGATGCAGACCAAGCTCCATGGATCACATCGCAGCAGGAGGAGGCCTGCAGAATTCAGCGCAAGCACAGCTCGGC CTGCTGACGCCTCCGGTGGAGTTCCTCAGACAGAAAACAACCTCGACGACGGCTGGACCACGGCGATGCTGTCGATTGGGACGTTCGGCATGGGGGAAGGGAACACAACGAAGAGCTGTGGGCATCTGGACGAGCTCAGCAggctgcaggaggagctcaaatcGCTCGCCACAGCCAATGAACTGGGCAGGGTAAATCACCTGCAGCTGGAGCGGCTCCTAAGCTCTTCTTCCACCTCTAGGACACTTGCAACAAGAGCCTTCGGAGGTTTCGGGCCCAGGCCAAGCTTGAGGGAAACTGTACCCGAAATGAGATTTGACGAG ATTGTCTGGGGTTTGCTGCTCAAGAAGGCGCACCCTGAAAACCCAGCGTTCTCTGATACTGCAGCAAGGGATGATCAGGTGGTCCGGATGGCTCCGAAAGGCAAGGTACAGGCCGATGACAAAGGCGGCAAATGGATCAGAACAGATTCACAGT ACATCGTGTTGGAGATCTGA